From the genome of Sulfurimonas paralvinellae:
AAGGCGGCTATGCATCCTGTGTAGCAAAAGTCAAAGACTCTCACGCAATACAAAACAATTCTCTTTCTATTCCCGTTTCAAAAACAGAGCGACTCGTCTACTCACGCAATATACCCAATGCAAAAATTATAAAACAGGACCCTTTTTTATCTCTGTATCTTATAGAAGAGAGCAAACCTTTTGCCTATCCGTTTGATATTAACATGCGTCTGCAGTTAGGCACTGCCATCGTAACAGATAAAAAAGCTTATGAAGGAAAGTTCCTGCATAATCAGATAGGACTAAACACTTTGGCAAGTTATAGTGAGACACTTGTCTATCCCGCTTTAGTGACAAGTTCCTGCTGTTCACTTGAAGGAGTAGTAACGCCAAGAGGTATTATTCAAAGAGAATATCTGAACCATTTCGTTACAACAAAAAACAATCTCTATGGAGATATAGGCATCCGTGTTAAGAATGAAAAGGGTTCTGTCATCGTAAAAGCAAGTGATCCGTTTATGAAAAACAACCCTTTTTTACAAGGTGACTGTATTGTAGGTTTTGACGGTAAAAAGATAGATGCCGCGTCTGTGTTGATGTGTAAGATTCTCTTTTCAAAAGTCGGTTCAAAACATAGAGTAAAAGTAAAACGCGGCTCAAAACTGTACACATTTACAGTAATGGTTCAGCAACGATATGGCGGCGGTGAATTGAGTGATACTTTTTTGGAATCACGCGGACTTTATTTCGATGCAAAACTGCATTTGACAAAAATAGGCAATGCATTTCAGAAATATGGACTACACATCGGTGACAGACTGATTCAAGTCGATGGCGTAAAAGTTGAGAATGAAGCAGCATTGCGTGAGTATCTGCAAAAGACAAAACATTACAAATCTCTCTTGTTTGAGCGTAATGGCTTCCAGTTTTTTGTAAACATTAAGTAGAAAAAAAGTACAATTTCAAATGCAAAAATTCGAGCAGTTCTTATTAGATAATTTACCGCAATCACAAAGCATTCACCCGCACTATGAAGCAGCACTGCACAACATGCTCAAAGCAGGTGGTAAGCGCTTTCGTCCTGCTCTTTTACTCGGTGTTGTGAAGGCTTATAATCCTTTGATGAGTGAGTCTGCTTATCATGCGGCTTACGCCATTGAACTGCTGCACACTTACTCGCTTATCCATGATGACCTGCCGGCAATGGATGACTCACCGCTTCGCCGTGGTAATCCTACGCTGCATGTTGTTTATGACGAGGTAACGGCGATACTTGTCGGTGATGCACTCAATACCTATGCTTTTGAGATCCTTTCTACAGCACCTTTTTCGGATGAAACAAAAGTAAAACTCGTTCGAGAACTTGCCCAAAATGGCGGGCTTAACGGAATGGTCCTCGGACAGGCGATAGACTGCTATTTTGAAAACAAACCGCTTGCAATCGAAGATATCAAGATCCTTCACACAAACAAAACGGCAAAGCTCATAGCGGCATCTCTGAAGATGGGTGCGATCATTGTCGGGCGTGAGGATATGGCACAGGAGCTGTATGATTTTGGTATCAAACTTGGTCTGCTATTTCAGATTCAGGATGATATCTTAGATGTCACGCAGTCAAGTGAAGAAGCAGGAAAACTGACGAATAATGATGAAGCAAAAAATAGTTTTGTAACTATTTTAGGGCTTGATGAAGCTCTACGTGAGGCAAATATTCTAGCAGATGAGCTGACACAGCAGATGGAAAGCTTTGATGAGAGCCTGCAGCGTGAGCTCTCACCAATACTTACGAAATACATAAACAGACATAAATCGACTTCTTAGAAAACTCTTTTTTTAAAAAGCTTTCTAAGAAGTCTAATATATAAGGAATAAAAACATGAATGACAATACAATGCGTCAAAAGATGGCAAACACAATACGATTTTTAGCAGCTGATATGGTTCAAAAAGCAAACTCAGGCCACCCGGGTGCACCGATGGGACTTGCTGATATTGCTGTAGTTTTAAGTGAACACCTAAAGCACAATCCAAAAAATCCTTCATGGTTGAATCGTGACAGACTTGTCTTTTCAGGCGGTCACGCAACAGGGCTTATTTATTCGCTTTACTATTTGTGGGGATACGGCTTGGAGATAGAAGATCTCAAAGAATTTCGTCAGCTCGATTCGAAAACTCCTGGACATCCTGAATATGGGCATACAGCCGGTGTAGAGATCACTACAGGACCGCTTGGACAGGGTATCGCAAATGCTGTTGGTTTCTCTATGGCTTCGAAATTCATGGGTGCTCAGGTTAATTCTGAGACTGCAAAACTCATCGATCACAATGTTTACTGCCTGTGTGGTGACGGTGACCTCGAAGAGGGTATCTCTTATGAAGCATGTTCTATCGCAGGACATAATAAACTGGATAATCTCATTCTCATTTATGACTCTAACCGTATTACTATCGAGGGAAATACCGATCTTTCCATCTCAGAAGATATACGCGCGCGTTTTGAATCACAGGGTTGGGAAGTATTAGAGTGCAACGGACATGATTATGTTGAGATAGATGCAACGATAACTCAGGCAAAAAAAGCTGACCGTCCGGTCATCATCATTGCAAACACAATCATTGCCAAAGGTGCAGGACCGCTTGAAGGTTCACACCATGCTCACGGTGCACCGCTTGGAGAAGATGTCATTGCTGATGCAAAACGCGGTGCGGGATTTGATCCTGAGAAAAAATTCTTTGTTGATGATGATGTACTGGTACGTTTTCGATGCGCCATAGAAGAGGGTGATCTTGCAGAGCGTGAATGGATCCATTCACTTAAAACGGCACCGCTGATGGAGCAAAACGAAGCGCTTGATGCACTTTTAAACCATGATTTTTCAAGAATTGAGTGGCCGACTTTTGAAAAAGCCGATGCGACAAGAAATACAAACGGTAAGGTGCTTAATGCCATTGCCAAAGCGATTCCTGCTTTTATCGGCGGTTCTGCTGACCTCAGTCCTTCTAACAAAACATACCTAAACGATATGGGAACATTTCCAAAAGGAAAAAATATCTACTTCGGTATTCGTGAGCATGCTATGGCTTCCATTGCCAATGCTATGGCGCTTTATGGACCTATTATGCCGTTTACTTCGACATTCTTCGTTTTTTCAGACTACCTTAAACCGGCAGCGCGTATTGCAGCACTTACGGGTATTCAACAGTTCTTTATATGGACGCATGACAGTATCGGTGTAGGTGAAGACGGACCGACTCACCAGCCGATAGAGCATCTTTCTCAGTTCCGTGCACTGCCAAACTTCTACGTTTGGCGTCCGGCTGACGGCGCAGAGAATGTTGCAGCATGGAAAACAGCACTGCAGATGAAAAAATCTCCATCTGCTTTTGTCTGCTCACGCCAGTCGTTAGCACTGCTTCCAAAAGCTGTTAAAGGAGAAGCTGCACGCGGTGGTTATCTGCTTGCAAGTGACAATGATGCGGTTATCACATTAATGGCAAGTGGAAGTGAAGTAGAACTTGCTCTAAATACAAAAGAGGCACTCAATGAAAAAGGTGTCCCTGCAAATGTTGTCTCTGTGCCGTGTTATGACCTCTTTATAGAACAAGAACAGTCTTACATCAATGAGATCATCGTACCGGGAACAAAACGCGTTGCCATTGAAGCGGCTCGCGGACTTGAGTGGTATAAACTTGCCGATGAGGTCATCGGTATGGACACTTTCGGCGCTTCAGCACCTGCCGGTCAGCTTTTTGAGAAGTTTGGCTTTACGGTCGATGCTCTTTTAGAAAAAATAAAATAAGCTGATAGTTTTTATTTGAATTAGAGGTAGGTTAAAACTTTAACACCGGCAAAGATAATACCTAAGAAGATGACGGAAGTGATGAGCACGAGTGCCGTAACGATTTTTGGCTCGCAGTCATAGAGCGATGCGAGATTGACATTGGCAACGGCAAGCGGCATCATCAACTCTATGAAGATGATGCCTTTTATCATGGAGTCGAGTTCTATAAAGTACAAGACACTAAAAGCTATGAGCGGCAGAATAAGAAACTTAAATCCGACAACCCATGCAATAAGCATCCTGTTAATCTCCCGTATTTTTGTACCGTAGAGATAGATACCGAACAAAAAAAGCTGCATGGTCATGGAAGCATACGCACCCATCATCAGCATATTCATGATAGTCTCACTCGGTCGGTAGCCCTTTGCACTTAAGATGATGGCTATGATGGCAGCCCAGAGTATAGGCAGTTTTATGATGTTTTTCAATGAAGTCTTTACATCAAAACTGCCGCGTGAGTAGAAATAGACGCCGATAGTATAGACAACGAATACATTGACGAGATTGACAACGGTCGTGTAGGGTATGGAAGCCTCTCCGAAGATAGCGATGTTAAGCGGGATGCCGAGGTTTCCTGTGTTGCCTATGATGGCAGCGACCATAGCGATGGAGTACTCTTTCTTGCGTGAGAAGAGCCGATGGGCAAAAAAAGCCAGAAGCATCAATGCAGCCAGAACGATAAGTAGGTAGATACTCGGTGCATATAAAAGGGTGATGTCCACCGGATGCAGCAGCAGTCCCCAAAATGTCAAAAAGACCTGTAGGAAGTAGACATTTAAAAGAGTGATAGTCCTGTCGTCTATCTGCTCTTTAAAGCTGCGTTTTGCGAGATAGCCCATGATAATGAAGATATAGATACTCAGGATTGAAAAAATTATTGAACTCATACAGGAATTCTACTATAATTACCCTATGCAAACAATAGAAGAAATAGAAAAAATAATAGAGGAGAATATGGCAGTGATGCTTTACTTCTCAGCACCGACATGTAATGTCTGTCATGCACTCAAGCCAAAACTGCTCGATGCCATTACGACGAACTTCAAAGAGTTTAAAATCACCAGTATCGATGTCTCGATTGAACAGGAGACTGCGGCTCACTTTAATGTTTTTGCCATTCCTACACTTTTAATATTTTTAGACGGCAGAGAGTTCATACGAAAATCGCGCCATATGTCCGTCGATGAAGTCGTGCGTGAGATAGAACGTCCTTATAATATCATGATATCTTAAACAGTAAATAATAGAGTTTTTAAGTTACAATTTAAAAGGCATGGACTATAATGCTTCTCACAACTTTGTGAGAGGACGAGAATATGCCAAAACCAACACCAACCTCCAATGAAAAAAGACTTTCGGATGATGAATTTATCGTATCAAAAACAGATACAAAAGGTAAGATAATCTACGGAAACAAGATCTTCATTAAAATTTCCGGATATGAAGAGTCTGAACTCCTTGGTGCGCCGCACTCTATTTTGCGTCACCCAGATATGCCAAAAGCCGTTTTCAAACTCTTATGGGACAGAATACAGAATAACGAGGAGATCTTTGCCTATGTAAAAAATATGTGCAAAGACGGTTCTTATTACTGGGTACTTGCTAATGTTACTGTTACTTTGGATAAGAATGGAGGTGTAAGAGATTATCACTCCGTTCGTAGGAAACCTTCACCGAAATCGATGGAAGTTATACCGGGACTTTACCAAAAACTTCTTGAGGAAGAGAAGCGTTCAGGTATGGAAGGTTCAATGCAACTATTAAATACTATCTTAGATGAACAGGGGGTGGATTATGACACTTTTATCTTCAATTTACAGCACTAAGCAGACACTTGCTCTTTACCTTTTGATGCTTGGCATCGTTATCTATCTCTTTATTGTCGGCCAAGCTGTTGCAGCCGGTATTATTTTGGTTGTTGCCCTTGGAACGATTTTCATGGGCAGCAGTACCGGCGGTGATGCCTGTAATAAGATCTTTAACGATCCACTCATTCAACAAGTGCGAGATGTGCTTATAAAAGCTGGTAATGGAGAACTTTCGTATAGAATTACCAATATTCCCGATACACATGTTATGCAGGGCGTTGCATGGGGTGTGAACAATCTGCTCGATCAGACAGAACAACTGATGCGTGATATCAATACTTCTGTCGCAGCAGCGAATGATGGTAAAAGCAACAGACTAATCTTTGAAGCGGGATACCGCGGGGACTTTCGAAGTGCTCTTCCTGATCTCAATCTTGCAATTCAATCAATAAGTGAATCTTACAAGTCGGCACAGCGTAGTGAAATGGGGCGTGATTTTGACATCAATTCACAAGGAGGGGTTTCAAAAGGTCTCTCTATCATTCAAGAAGATATTTCATCAAATCTTGGAGCTGTTGAGAAGATTGCAAATTCGACGGCTGCAACGGCAAAAGAGGCTGAAGATGCACAGGATGTCGTTAACAAGATCACAAATAACCTTGAAGAACTTACACAGCTCATTACAAATTCAAATGATGCTATCAGTTCTCTAAACGAGAGAACGACAGAGATCAGTGATGTGGTCAACCTTATTAAAGATATTGCCGAACAGACAAACTTGCTTGCACTCAACGCTGCCATTGAAGCGGCTCGTGCGGGTGAACACGGACGTGGTTTTGCCGTTGTTGCCGATGAGGTAAGAAAGCTGGCGGAACGTACACAAAAAGCAACGCAGGAGATTGCCATAACGACGCAGACACTGCAGCAAGAAGCTACTGAGATACAATCAAACTCAGAGCAGGTTACAGAGATAGCCGTCTCTTCACAGGGAGATGTCAATAACTTCCACGAAACACTGAGTAACTTTGCGGTAACAGCGGATATGTCGGCGAAAGAGGGAAAATACATTCATGATTCACTCCATTCGTCTCTTATTAAAGTGGACCATATTATCTTTAAACATAAAGCGTACAGAGCTATTTTAGAAGAGAATGAAGAAGCGGCATCACAGTTTACAGATCATCACGGCTGTAGAATGGGGAAATGGTATGATGGCATAGGCAGAGAGATGTTTGGAAAAACAACTGCCTTTAAAACATTAGATGCCCCTCATGCTAAAGTTCATGCAAAAGTGCTGGAAACATTGAAGTGTACAAAAATGAAAAATTGTATTTCCAGAGACAATAGAGATTTTATTGTCAATAATATGAAAGAAGCTGAAGAGGCGAGTTTTGTACTGTTTGACCTCTTTAAAGAGATGGTGAAAGAGGGAAATCCGGAAGTAAATATTGCGTAACTGCTTCGCTTTACTTCATAAAAGCGAGTAAAGCGGCTGTAACGGCTACATTTAAAGACTCTACACCCCGGTTCATGGGAATAATAAGCTTTTTGTTGCAAAGCTTTGCAACATCAGGGCTTATGCCTTCACTCTCATTCCCCAAAACAAATATTGTTTTTTCAGAAGTTTGTATATCATAGAGACTCTCTTTTGCATCAAGAGAGAGTGCATATATATCTGCACCGTTTAGCTCACGCAAGGTGTCTTCGAGTTTCTCACAAAAATAGATCGGTAGTTTGAAAAGTGTCCCGGCACTCGCTTTGACGACAAGCGGTGAGATCTTCGCTGAATTTTTCTTTGGAAGGATGATGCCATCAATATTGCCCGCCGCGCAACTGCGTATGATCATACCGAGATTTTGAGGATTGTGAATACCTTCAAGTGCAATAAGCCTGTATGAGGTGAGTTTTTGCAGTTCACTTGCGTGAGCATAGCTCTTGGAGATGATGTCAATAGCAACGCCCTGATCCTGCTTGGCATTTTTAGAGATGCGTGAGAGGGCATTTTTATCATGATGTGTTATTGCAACACCACGCTCTTTTGCAAGCAGTAAAATCTTCTTTATAGCACCGTCGGGTTTGTTTGAGTTTGCCATATGAAGTTTATGGATCTCGATACTCTTGTCTTGCAACATCTCTATGACAACATTTCTGCCATAGAGAGTGATAATCTTTTCAAAGAAGGCTTTTTTCTCTCTGTATGCTTTTGAATCTTCGTTCATACTCACTCCACTATATTGTAAACTATTTCAGTTTTGTTTTTTGTCTGTTTGATCTCATGTACCAAAAGATTCTCAATCTCTAATTTCATAAACTCATCAAGACTCTCTATCTTGTTTTTTGCTACCTCACGCAGTACAATGCCTCTGTAGGCTTTTGCCCAATGTGAAACTGTTTTGCCGTTTTTTAAGAACTTGAGCGTTGTAAAAGGTTTGTTGGCTTTATAGAACTTGTCATAGTAACCCGCACGCAGATCTAAAATATCATGTTCACCGAGATAGAGATCAAGCTGGTAGGAAAAGCACTCTTTATAGAATTTGTCAGGAGCGATATCTCCTATGGAATTTCCCTGTTTGACTTTGTAGTTGGCAATGGTATCGCCGCCGAGAATCGGTCCGTAGAGATTTGAAAAGATAAGTGTATGCTCACGCAGATAGGCTTGCGTGAGCGTGTCCTGTTCTTTATACTGCAGGTAATCATAAGCCACACCGTCATAACGTTCGATGGCATGCATAAGAGGAGAGTTGAATATATCAACAATATAGGGTGTGCACTCACTGAACTTCTTAAAGCCAAAAAGTGCTTTGATTGACTCTTCATTACTGCTGAGAATGATATCTCTGTAGGTACTCAGTATTTCATCCCTTGCGTGAGGTGCACCAAAAAGTTTTTCTTCTCTCTCTTCGCCGCCGGTAATTTTACCTTCTGATGGTGAAAATAGTATTTTTAACATAAGAATTTCAATCCTGATAAATTTTTATCTAATTATATCTACTTAATGGTATAATATTCGCAAATCATTGAAGAAGAGCCTATGGAAGATGTGAAAAGACAGCACAGTATCAGAGTACTAGGAGCCTTTGGAACAAAGGCAAAAGGCTTTGGAACGACATCTTTTATGCTTAATCCCACAACGACGGTTGACGCAGGGAATCTGCTTGATGCTTTGGAAAAAGAGTCCATAGAGGTAGAAAACATCTGGCTCACACATTCTCATCTCGATCATATCGTAGACATCGCCTATATCTTAGACAACTATTTCAGCCAAAGAACAAAAACACTCAACATTATGGGTTTGCCTGAAACGATCAAAGCAGTCAAAGAAAATTTCTTAAATGACACTGTCTGGCCGGATTTTTCCACTATAAAGCTTTACGGTAAAGATGCAATGGTTGTCAAATATATAGAGATAGAAGCAAATAAGAGCTATCAAATCTCTGAAAATGAAACAATCAGGCCTTTCTTGACAGACCATACAGTTGCAAGCTGCGGTTATGTCTATACGATCGATAATGCATCAGTTATGATAACGGCAGATACATACTCTTTGGATAATGTAAAAAATATCCTGGAAACTAACCCGGATATAAAGAGTGTCATTATAGAGTGTTCTTTTTCAAACAACATGAAAACTTTGGCGCTAGAGAGTAAACACCTGACGTCAGAATTGCTTTTTGCACAACTTAACAGCTTCAAAAGAGATGATTTTTCACTCTATATTAATCATATAAAACCGACATACAGACAAAAAATTGTGGAAGAAATAGAAGCGTTCAGGGGAAAATGGAAGCCAATTATATTAAAAGATGAAGATTTTGTATATTTTCGCTAAAAACCCTTGACATTGAATTTATTTTGCACTATAATTCTGGCTCAAATTCGATGCCGACATAGCTCAGTTGGCTAGAGCAGCTGATTTGTAATCAGCAGGCCCGGGGTTCAAATCCTCGTGTCGGCACCATTGAATTTTGAATATTAGAAACAGTGTTAGACCAGAATTAGATATTAGAAAATATCACGAT
Proteins encoded in this window:
- a CDS encoding TrmH family RNA methyltransferase, which gives rise to MNEDSKAYREKKAFFEKIITLYGRNVVIEMLQDKSIEIHKLHMANSNKPDGAIKKILLLAKERGVAITHHDKNALSRISKNAKQDQGVAIDIISKSYAHASELQKLTSYRLIALEGIHNPQNLGMIIRSCAAGNIDGIILPKKNSAKISPLVVKASAGTLFKLPIYFCEKLEDTLRELNGADIYALSLDAKESLYDIQTSEKTIFVLGNESEGISPDVAKLCNKKLIIPMNRGVESLNVAVTAALLAFMK
- a CDS encoding PAS domain-containing protein; the encoded protein is MPKPTPTSNEKRLSDDEFIVSKTDTKGKIIYGNKIFIKISGYEESELLGAPHSILRHPDMPKAVFKLLWDRIQNNEEIFAYVKNMCKDGSYYWVLANVTVTLDKNGGVRDYHSVRRKPSPKSMEVIPGLYQKLLEEEKRSGMEGSMQLLNTILDEQGVDYDTFIFNLQH
- the tkt gene encoding transketolase, producing MNDNTMRQKMANTIRFLAADMVQKANSGHPGAPMGLADIAVVLSEHLKHNPKNPSWLNRDRLVFSGGHATGLIYSLYYLWGYGLEIEDLKEFRQLDSKTPGHPEYGHTAGVEITTGPLGQGIANAVGFSMASKFMGAQVNSETAKLIDHNVYCLCGDGDLEEGISYEACSIAGHNKLDNLILIYDSNRITIEGNTDLSISEDIRARFESQGWEVLECNGHDYVEIDATITQAKKADRPVIIIANTIIAKGAGPLEGSHHAHGAPLGEDVIADAKRGAGFDPEKKFFVDDDVLVRFRCAIEEGDLAEREWIHSLKTAPLMEQNEALDALLNHDFSRIEWPTFEKADATRNTNGKVLNAIAKAIPAFIGGSADLSPSNKTYLNDMGTFPKGKNIYFGIREHAMASIANAMALYGPIMPFTSTFFVFSDYLKPAARIAALTGIQQFFIWTHDSIGVGEDGPTHQPIEHLSQFRALPNFYVWRPADGAENVAAWKTALQMKKSPSAFVCSRQSLALLPKAVKGEAARGGYLLASDNDAVITLMASGSEVELALNTKEALNEKGVPANVVSVPCYDLFIEQEQSYINEIIVPGTKRVAIEAARGLEWYKLADEVIGMDTFGASAPAGQLFEKFGFTVDALLEKIK
- a CDS encoding DUF7488 domain-containing protein, producing MFARLLLLGSLLFINLYACKGGYASCVAKVKDSHAIQNNSLSIPVSKTERLVYSRNIPNAKIIKQDPFLSLYLIEESKPFAYPFDINMRLQLGTAIVTDKKAYEGKFLHNQIGLNTLASYSETLVYPALVTSSCCSLEGVVTPRGIIQREYLNHFVTTKNNLYGDIGIRVKNEKGSVIVKASDPFMKNNPFLQGDCIVGFDGKKIDAASVLMCKILFSKVGSKHRVKVKRGSKLYTFTVMVQQRYGGGELSDTFLESRGLYFDAKLHLTKIGNAFQKYGLHIGDRLIQVDGVKVENEAALREYLQKTKHYKSLLFERNGFQFFVNIK
- a CDS encoding polyprenyl synthetase family protein; the encoded protein is MQKFEQFLLDNLPQSQSIHPHYEAALHNMLKAGGKRFRPALLLGVVKAYNPLMSESAYHAAYAIELLHTYSLIHDDLPAMDDSPLRRGNPTLHVVYDEVTAILVGDALNTYAFEILSTAPFSDETKVKLVRELAQNGGLNGMVLGQAIDCYFENKPLAIEDIKILHTNKTAKLIAASLKMGAIIVGREDMAQELYDFGIKLGLLFQIQDDILDVTQSSEEAGKLTNNDEAKNSFVTILGLDEALREANILADELTQQMESFDESLQRELSPILTKYINRHKSTS
- a CDS encoding MBL fold metallo-hydrolase, whose amino-acid sequence is MEDVKRQHSIRVLGAFGTKAKGFGTTSFMLNPTTTVDAGNLLDALEKESIEVENIWLTHSHLDHIVDIAYILDNYFSQRTKTLNIMGLPETIKAVKENFLNDTVWPDFSTIKLYGKDAMVVKYIEIEANKSYQISENETIRPFLTDHTVASCGYVYTIDNASVMITADTYSLDNVKNILETNPDIKSVIIECSFSNNMKTLALESKHLTSELLFAQLNSFKRDDFSLYINHIKPTYRQKIVEEIEAFRGKWKPIILKDEDFVYFR
- a CDS encoding YaaA family protein; the protein is MLKILFSPSEGKITGGEEREEKLFGAPHARDEILSTYRDIILSSNEESIKALFGFKKFSECTPYIVDIFNSPLMHAIERYDGVAYDYLQYKEQDTLTQAYLREHTLIFSNLYGPILGGDTIANYKVKQGNSIGDIAPDKFYKECFSYQLDLYLGEHDILDLRAGYYDKFYKANKPFTTLKFLKNGKTVSHWAKAYRGIVLREVAKNKIESLDEFMKLEIENLLVHEIKQTKNKTEIVYNIVE
- a CDS encoding thioredoxin family protein, giving the protein MQTIEEIEKIIEENMAVMLYFSAPTCNVCHALKPKLLDAITTNFKEFKITSIDVSIEQETAAHFNVFAIPTLLIFLDGREFIRKSRHMSVDEVVREIERPYNIMIS
- a CDS encoding AEC family transporter, whose translation is MSSIIFSILSIYIFIIMGYLAKRSFKEQIDDRTITLLNVYFLQVFLTFWGLLLHPVDITLLYAPSIYLLIVLAALMLLAFFAHRLFSRKKEYSIAMVAAIIGNTGNLGIPLNIAIFGEASIPYTTVVNLVNVFVVYTIGVYFYSRGSFDVKTSLKNIIKLPILWAAIIAIILSAKGYRPSETIMNMLMMGAYASMTMQLFLFGIYLYGTKIREINRMLIAWVVGFKFLILPLIAFSVLYFIELDSMIKGIIFIELMMPLAVANVNLASLYDCEPKIVTALVLITSVIFLGIIFAGVKVLTYL
- a CDS encoding CZB domain-containing protein, whose protein sequence is MSAKEGKYIHDSLHSSLIKVDHIIFKHKAYRAILEENEEAASQFTDHHGCRMGKWYDGIGREMFGKTTAFKTLDAPHAKVHAKVLETLKCTKMKNCISRDNRDFIVNNMKEAEEASFVLFDLFKEMVKEGNPEVNIA